The Burkholderia pyrrocinia genomic sequence CGACCAGCCGTACCGCATGCTGAGCGCCGACGAATGCGCGGCGCTCGAACCGTCGGTGCCGGCCGAGCCCGGCTTCGCCGGCGGCGTGCTGCTCGAGACCGAGCGCACCGGGAACTGCCCGCTGTTCGCGAAACTGGTCAAGCAGACGCTCGACGAGCACGGCGTGCAGTTCCGCTTCGGCGCGGACGTCGCCGCGATCCGCGTCGACACCGGCCGCACCGCGATCGAACTCGTACCGTCCGGCCACCGGAACGCGGCGAAGGCGCACGAGGTCGACGTGATTTCCGCCGACGCGATCGTGGTCGCCGCCGGCGCCGGCAGCCTGCCGCTGCTCGAACGGCTCGGCTGGCGCCTGCCGCTGCACCCGGTGCGGGTCCACACGCTCACCGCGCCGGTCGCGTACGAAGAGCACGCGCCGCACCTGAGCGTCGTCGATTCGATCAAGCGCATCTCGATCACGCGCACCCACCAGCGGCTGCGCATCGGCGGCGGCGCCGTGCTGCAGAGCCTGGCCGACACCGCGAAGCCGCTTGCCGAGCCGCTGTCCGAGGCCGCGCTCGCGCTGCTCGGCCAGGCCGTCCACGACTGGGTGCCCGGTGCCGCCAGGATCTCGGCCGCGCTGTCGTGGCAAGGCACGCAACTGCTGTCGCCGGACGGCCTGCCCGTCGTGGGTCCGACCCCGCATCCGCGCGT encodes the following:
- a CDS encoding FAD-dependent oxidoreductase, with amino-acid sequence MDVIVIGGGISGVATAYQLRAAGHRVCVVERHATVAQGATYGDGGALLPSPLDVWFGPTFMRQRQPRDSGIVYKPGFNGGVRRFVKQLGALREPDAFAAQYARLRPLIDASRDTLADIEARLELEFEQKPGILHVVRDPRDWEAMQPALDLLRTLDQPYRMLSADECAALEPSVPAEPGFAGGVLLETERTGNCPLFAKLVKQTLDEHGVQFRFGADVAAIRVDTGRTAIELVPSGHRNAAKAHEVDVISADAIVVAAGAGSLPLLERLGWRLPLHPVRVHTLTAPVAYEEHAPHLSVVDSIKRISITRTHQRLRIGGGAVLQSLADTAKPLAEPLSEAALALLGQAVHDWVPGAARISAALSWQGTQLLSPDGLPVVGPTPHPRVFVNFGHGPTGWGLACGSAKVVTDYLGGDVQHWPADTLAALRAGRFTT